Part of the Paenibacillus sp. YPG26 genome, TTCATTCACAAAGCCAGGAAGCCATCTAACATACCTTTTCATAAGGCCTTGGGTCTGCTCGGATATAAGCCGAGTGAAACGGTTGTAGTCGGAGATCAGCTTCTTACCGATGTCTACGGGGGGAACCGGATGGGCCTGTATACGGTGCTTGTTCAGCCGATTGCCCTTGAAGATGAGGGCTTCGTCACCCGGTTCAACCGCCGGGTAGAACGGATTGTTCAAAGGCGCTTGCGTAAAGTTGGAGTATGGACCGAGGAGGACAAGAAATAATGACAGAAGGACCGCTTATCCCGGAAGGGAGAAAGTGCAGCGGATGCGGCGTGAAGCTGCAGAATGAGGATGTGAACAAGCCCGGTTACCTTCCAGTGCAGGCATTGGAACGTGAACCGGTCATTTGCCAGCGCTGCTTCAGAATCAAGAATTATAATGAATCCTCTTCTGTAACGGTGGAGCAGGATGAATTCCTGCGTCTGCTCAGTCAGATTGGCGAGAAGGATGCGCTTGTCATCCACATTGTGGATATTTTTGATTTTGAGGGCAGTGTAATTGGCGGTTTGCAGCGCTTTGTGGGTGCCAACCCGGTGCTGCTTGCCGTGAATAAGATCGACCTGCTTCCCAAGGTAACCAATTGGAATAAGCTGCTCAACTGGGTACAGAAGCAGGCCAAAGAGCTCGGACTGAGAACACAGGATATCATCTTCTGCAGTGCGAAGCAGAACAAGGGGTTTGACCGGCTTCTGGAAGCCGTGGAACAGTATCGGGGCGACCGGGATGTCTATGTCGTAGGAGCTACCAACGTGGGCA contains:
- a CDS encoding YqeG family HAD IIIA-type phosphatase: MFEKLMPKLRVNTVFDIDLEGLYAAGYRAIITDLDNTLVGAKEPLATPVLVEWFEKVKQHGFKLVIVSNNNLGRVSSFATPLNIEFIHKARKPSNIPFHKALGLLGYKPSETVVVGDQLLTDVYGGNRMGLYTVLVQPIALEDEGFVTRFNRRVERIVQRRLRKVGVWTEEDKK